The proteins below are encoded in one region of Micromonospora pisi:
- a CDS encoding thiamine pyrophosphate-dependent enzyme, protein MQEIVGEALAKRLIDWGVDTVFGLPGDGINGLMEGFRRQRERLRFVLVHHEEAAAFMATGHAKATGRLGVCAATSGPGAIHLLNGLYDAKMDHVPVLAITGMQETSVLGTQYQQEVQTTQLYQDVAGAYNLMVTNPQQVPGVVDIAIRHALAKRTVVHLTFPNDIQVAAAAADPYRHVSPGAPPASSPVLSRPPAPAADEELGRAAAVLDAGQKVAMLVGIGARYAREEVLAVADALGAPIVKTLPGKQVVPDEHPFTTGGLGLLGTKPSEELMEECDTLLMVGTSFPYGSYLPSPGQARVVQIDRDASQIGIRLPVEVAVTADARVALRQLLPLLRRHDERSFLTKHQRGRDTWREEMKALQDPGRTPIAPQYLIGCVDELAADDAILTCDSGTIATWSARHWTIRGGREYYLSGNLASMAPGLPYAIGIQLAHPGRQVIAYVGDGGFAMLMAEFLTAARHELPVKVIINNNNAYGQILWEQIILGYPEYAVRHPEPEPDFAVWARSCGGYGVKVTDPGQLPGAVREALAYPGPALVDCSVNPNEPPMPGKVRYEQAKEFTEAFLRGEPNRIATLATVARDKINELRK, encoded by the coding sequence ATGCAGGAGATCGTCGGGGAAGCGCTGGCGAAACGTCTGATCGACTGGGGTGTCGACACCGTCTTCGGACTGCCGGGTGACGGCATCAACGGTCTGATGGAGGGCTTCCGTCGCCAGCGTGAGCGGCTGCGGTTCGTGTTGGTCCACCACGAGGAGGCCGCGGCGTTCATGGCGACCGGACACGCCAAGGCGACCGGCCGGCTGGGCGTCTGCGCCGCCACCTCCGGCCCCGGAGCGATCCACCTGCTCAACGGTCTGTACGACGCGAAGATGGACCACGTGCCGGTGTTGGCGATCACCGGTATGCAGGAGACCTCGGTGCTGGGTACGCAGTACCAGCAGGAGGTGCAGACAACCCAGCTCTACCAGGACGTGGCCGGCGCCTACAACCTGATGGTGACCAACCCGCAGCAGGTTCCGGGGGTGGTCGACATCGCCATCCGGCACGCCCTGGCCAAGCGCACGGTGGTGCACCTGACCTTCCCGAACGACATCCAGGTGGCAGCGGCTGCCGCGGACCCGTACCGGCATGTCAGCCCGGGGGCGCCCCCGGCCAGCAGTCCGGTGCTCTCCCGGCCGCCGGCTCCTGCGGCAGACGAGGAACTGGGGCGGGCGGCCGCCGTACTGGACGCCGGCCAGAAGGTGGCGATGCTGGTCGGCATCGGCGCACGGTACGCCCGGGAGGAGGTGCTGGCGGTCGCCGACGCCCTGGGCGCGCCGATCGTCAAGACACTCCCCGGTAAGCAGGTCGTCCCCGACGAGCACCCGTTCACCACCGGCGGCCTGGGGCTGCTCGGCACCAAGCCGAGCGAGGAGCTGATGGAGGAGTGCGACACGCTGCTGATGGTCGGCACCTCGTTCCCGTACGGCAGCTACCTGCCCTCGCCGGGGCAGGCCCGGGTGGTGCAGATCGACCGGGACGCCAGCCAGATCGGCATCCGGCTGCCGGTCGAGGTGGCGGTCACCGCCGACGCCCGGGTGGCGCTGAGGCAACTGCTGCCGCTGCTGCGGCGCCACGACGAGCGATCCTTCCTCACCAAGCACCAGCGGGGCCGCGACACCTGGCGGGAGGAGATGAAGGCGCTGCAGGACCCGGGCCGTACCCCGATCGCACCGCAGTACCTGATTGGCTGTGTGGATGAACTGGCCGCCGACGACGCGATCCTGACCTGCGACTCGGGCACCATCGCCACCTGGTCGGCGCGACACTGGACGATCCGGGGCGGGCGGGAGTACTACCTCTCCGGCAACCTGGCGTCGATGGCGCCGGGGCTGCCGTACGCGATCGGGATCCAGCTCGCCCACCCCGGGCGCCAGGTGATCGCGTACGTCGGTGACGGTGGCTTCGCGATGCTGATGGCCGAGTTCCTGACCGCGGCGCGACACGAACTCCCGGTCAAGGTGATCATCAACAACAACAACGCGTACGGGCAGATTCTCTGGGAGCAGATCATTCTCGGCTATCCGGAGTACGCCGTACGTCATCCGGAGCCGGAGCCGGACTTCGCCGTCTGGGCGCGCAGTTGTGGCGGGTACGGGGTCAAGGTGACTGATCCGGGTCAGTTGCCCGGGGCGGTCCGGGAGGCGTTGGCGTACCCGGGGCCGGCGCTGGTCGACTGCAGTGTCAACCCGAACGAGCCGCCGATGCCGGGCAAGGTCCGGTACGAGCAGGCGAAGGAGTTCACCGAGGCGTTCCTGCGGGGTGAGCCGAACCGCATCGCCACGCTCGCCACGGTCGCCCGCGACAAGATCAACGAGTTGCGCAAGTGA
- a CDS encoding SDR family oxidoreductase, producing MSLVAVVTGASAGIGRATARELARDGAKIALLARGSVGLAAAAGEVRAAGGVALPIETDMADYAQVVAAAARVTAELGDIDLWINNAFTSVFAPFVEITPEEFRRVTEVTYLGFVHGTRVALDHMLSRDHGTIVQVGSTLGYRSIPLQSAYCGAKHAIVGFTESLRCELLHDRSRVRVTMVQLPAVNTPQFDWVLSRLSRPAQPVPPIYQPEVAARAIVHAARRPGRREYWVGASTVVTILANRIVPGILDHHLGRTGYASQQTERPTDPDQPVNLWQPADGERGADFGAHGSFDHRAHRHSPQFWLSRHRRSLLTGAVGLAVGVAAAGAVLGRR from the coding sequence GTGAGCCTGGTCGCCGTCGTCACCGGAGCGAGTGCCGGGATCGGTCGGGCCACCGCCCGCGAACTCGCCCGTGACGGTGCGAAGATCGCGCTGCTCGCCCGAGGCTCGGTCGGGTTGGCGGCGGCGGCCGGGGAGGTCCGGGCGGCCGGCGGGGTGGCCCTGCCGATCGAAACCGACATGGCCGACTACGCGCAGGTCGTGGCGGCCGCCGCCCGGGTCACCGCCGAACTCGGAGACATCGACCTCTGGATCAACAACGCCTTCACCTCGGTGTTCGCGCCGTTCGTCGAGATCACACCGGAGGAGTTCCGCCGGGTGACCGAGGTGACCTATCTGGGCTTCGTACACGGCACCCGGGTCGCCCTGGACCACATGCTGTCCCGGGACCACGGCACCATCGTGCAGGTCGGCTCGACGCTCGGATACCGCTCGATTCCGTTGCAGTCGGCGTACTGCGGTGCGAAACACGCGATCGTCGGCTTCACCGAGTCGCTCCGCTGCGAGCTGCTGCACGACCGGAGCCGGGTGCGGGTGACCATGGTGCAGTTGCCGGCCGTCAACACCCCCCAGTTCGACTGGGTCCTGTCCAGGTTGAGCCGGCCCGCCCAGCCGGTGCCGCCGATCTACCAGCCCGAGGTGGCGGCGAGGGCGATCGTGCACGCCGCCCGTCGGCCCGGTCGACGGGAGTACTGGGTCGGAGCGTCGACGGTGGTCACGATCCTGGCCAACCGGATCGTGCCCGGGATCCTCGACCATCACCTCGGCCGGACCGGGTACGCGTCCCAGCAGACGGAGCGGCCCACCGACCCGGACCAGCCGGTCAACCTCTGGCAGCCGGCAGACGGCGAGAGGGGTGCGGACTTCGGCGCGCACGGGTCGTTCGACCACCGGGCCCACCGGCACAGCCCGCAGTTCTGGCTCTCCCGGCACCGTCGTTCGCTGCTGACCGGCGCCGTCGGGCTGGCCGTCGGAGTGGCCGCGGCCGGAGCGGTGCTGGGTCGACGCTGA
- a CDS encoding ThuA domain-containing protein, producing the protein MRRRLIASAASAALVLTSLVAIAAPAAAAPTAQAEPILQEVTLAKGPAAMGEPMALTVLPDRTVLHTSRDGRIFATDTLGNTILAATLPVYNHDEDGLQGIAADPDFATNRWIYVYYAPVLAATPAGDAPANGTDADFARWQGHNQLSRFTVRTDGTVDLASEKKLLQVTVDRGMCCHVGGDLDFDAQGNLYLTTGDDTQPWSSAGYTPIDERDGFNWAFDAQRSSGNTNDLRGKLLRIHPEDDGSYTVPAGNLFAPGTEKTRPEIYAMGFRNPFRMSVDKATGVVYVGTYAADAEVADPNRGDGGHQEFERITGPGNFGWPYCQGYNSPYNDFDFATFTSGPKFDCAAPVNHSPHNTGLTELPPAQPAWIAYDGGLDSPLGNGGGPMAGPVYHFDPALDSPTKLPASFDNKFFAGEFTQDWIKTITADGDGSAGTISDFPWTHKHIMDLAMGPEGALYVLDYGAGWFNGDENSALYRIETAPNGNRAPTAVATADRTSGPGPLTVTFGSAGSSDPEGDALSYSWSFGDGATSTSANPSHTYAANGTYPAKLTVQDPAGNFGSATVTITVGNTVPTVTISGPPAGSGFAFGDPVPYQVTVTDPEDGTIDCTKVVVNFVLGHDEHGHPMTSATGCTGVLQTTANSEHGPSDNLFGVIDAAYTDGSGLVGHAQVVLQPRHRQAEHFANSSGNLAVYQSPASEGGYVGAIDNGEWISFDPYHLVGVTGFSARVSSANAGGTLAFRTGSATGPVVGSITVPGTGGWDNFVTVNGTISGASGSGPLFLTFAGAPDQALFNVDSFTFTGGGTASSDLARYRPVTVSSTYEDYRVGSLAVDGDATTRWSSEYADPQWIRVDLGAAHELARVRLSWETAYATGYEIQTSLDGDNWTTVHSTTNGNGGVDDIEISGTGRYVRMYGTARATGWGYSLFDFNVYGPSEEENPPETYQVMVFSKTAGYRHESVEAGISAIEQLGRENGFRVDSTEDATSFTSANLAQYEAVVFLSTTGDALNNEQQAAFEAYIRGGGGFAGVHAAADTEYDWPWYGGLVGAWFDSHPATQPATVRFEDRANPSTAHFAPSWTHTDEWYNYRTNPRANVKVLATVDESTYSGGGMGADHPITWCQEYDGGRAWYTGMGHTTQSFGEENYLRMLLGGIRLAADQADADCRPETGYTALFDGTQPTFEQWRQAGPGGFTLDNGTLTSFGGMGLLWYPARTYSNYSLKVDWMMPGDDNGGVFIGFPDPQGDPWKPVSDGHEIQIDATDADPTRTTGSVYSLKAPDTALREANLNPPGEWNTYDIRVHGQQVEVYLNGVKLTDYTSSRNIAEGFFGVQNDGAGMDISYRNIRIRTDGIPTGEDLARDRLVTASSVEPDSSHLPGNAVDGDPATRWASEHLVDPQWITVDLGAEYELERVRLAWEAAYASAYEVQTSTDGSTWNRIYGSTTADGGVDDLTVAGAGRHVRVYATARATNWGYSLYDINVYGTPVEEPEPDTTAPVTRADVAGPATGGWFTSAATVTLTSTDETGGSGVGSTEYQVDADPTWTVYTGPVQVTGDGEHVFRYRSTDRAGNVSAPGEVPVRIDGTAPVSTAAFAPANDNGWHAGAVPVTLAATDAGSGVGPLEWSLDGGPWTAYATPVDVTGDGQHELLYRAKDAAGNLETLKSALVRIDGTKPTVIVSGLADGQLYGDSQDVRVTFQAVDPTSGLAATVGTLDGAPYASNTLQALYELSLGLHELTVTATDKAGNTSTSSVRFFVTTSFRDMGNLLDRFRATERLSAKAHRQLVNKLAAVRDSEAAGNDKRAVQQLAAFTELASDAVLVPDADVRGVLVRDADAMIVLLGGAASTAGVAANEGRQLKGAGRPDGDTTRVPRGGRL; encoded by the coding sequence ATGCGCCGACGCCTCATCGCGTCCGCCGCCAGTGCCGCCCTTGTCCTTACCTCACTCGTCGCGATCGCGGCACCCGCCGCCGCCGCGCCCACGGCCCAGGCCGAACCGATCCTGCAAGAGGTGACCCTCGCCAAGGGACCGGCCGCGATGGGCGAGCCGATGGCACTCACGGTCCTGCCCGACCGGACCGTGCTGCACACCTCGCGTGACGGGCGGATCTTCGCCACCGACACACTCGGCAACACGATCCTCGCGGCGACCCTCCCGGTCTACAACCACGACGAGGACGGTCTGCAGGGCATCGCCGCCGACCCCGACTTCGCCACCAACCGGTGGATCTACGTGTACTACGCGCCGGTGCTCGCCGCCACCCCGGCCGGCGACGCCCCGGCCAACGGCACGGATGCCGACTTCGCCCGCTGGCAGGGCCACAACCAGCTCTCCCGGTTCACCGTACGCACCGACGGGACCGTCGACCTGGCCAGTGAGAAGAAGCTGCTCCAGGTCACCGTCGACCGGGGGATGTGCTGCCACGTCGGCGGCGACCTCGACTTCGACGCCCAGGGCAACCTCTACCTGACCACCGGTGACGACACCCAGCCCTGGTCCTCGGCCGGCTACACGCCGATCGACGAGCGTGACGGCTTCAACTGGGCCTTCGACGCCCAGCGCAGCTCCGGCAACACGAACGACCTGCGCGGCAAGCTGCTCCGGATCCACCCGGAGGACGACGGAAGCTACACCGTCCCCGCCGGCAACCTCTTCGCCCCGGGGACGGAGAAGACCCGCCCGGAGATCTACGCGATGGGGTTCCGCAACCCGTTCCGGATGTCGGTCGACAAGGCCACCGGCGTGGTCTACGTCGGCACGTACGCCGCCGACGCCGAGGTCGCCGACCCGAACCGGGGCGACGGTGGACACCAGGAGTTCGAGCGGATCACCGGCCCCGGCAACTTCGGCTGGCCGTACTGCCAGGGTTACAACTCGCCGTACAACGACTTCGACTTTGCCACGTTCACCTCGGGGCCGAAGTTCGACTGCGCCGCGCCAGTCAACCACTCACCGCACAACACCGGTCTGACCGAACTGCCGCCGGCCCAGCCGGCCTGGATCGCGTACGACGGTGGCCTCGACTCGCCGCTGGGCAACGGCGGCGGCCCGATGGCCGGCCCGGTCTACCACTTCGACCCGGCCCTCGACTCACCGACCAAGCTGCCGGCGAGCTTCGACAACAAGTTCTTCGCCGGTGAGTTCACCCAGGACTGGATCAAGACGATCACCGCCGACGGTGACGGCAGCGCCGGCACGATCAGCGACTTCCCGTGGACCCACAAACACATCATGGACCTGGCGATGGGACCGGAGGGCGCCCTCTACGTGCTCGACTACGGCGCCGGGTGGTTCAACGGGGACGAGAACTCGGCGCTCTACCGGATCGAGACCGCCCCGAACGGCAACCGTGCCCCCACCGCCGTGGCCACTGCGGACCGTACCTCCGGGCCGGGGCCGCTCACGGTCACGTTCGGCTCCGCCGGATCGAGCGACCCCGAGGGGGACGCGCTGAGCTACTCGTGGAGCTTCGGCGACGGCGCCACCTCCACCTCCGCCAACCCGAGCCACACGTACGCGGCCAACGGCACCTATCCGGCGAAGCTCACCGTCCAGGACCCGGCCGGCAACTTCGGCAGCGCCACGGTCACGATCACGGTCGGCAACACCGTTCCGACGGTCACCATCAGCGGCCCGCCGGCCGGTTCGGGTTTCGCCTTCGGTGACCCGGTGCCGTACCAGGTGACCGTGACCGACCCGGAGGACGGCACGATCGACTGTACGAAGGTCGTGGTCAACTTCGTGCTCGGGCACGACGAACACGGTCACCCGATGACCAGCGCCACCGGCTGCACCGGTGTGCTCCAGACCACCGCGAACAGCGAGCACGGGCCCAGCGACAACCTCTTCGGTGTTATCGACGCCGCCTACACCGACGGCTCCGGCCTGGTCGGACACGCCCAGGTCGTGCTCCAGCCCCGGCACCGGCAGGCGGAGCACTTCGCGAACTCCAGCGGCAACCTCGCCGTCTACCAGAGCCCGGCCAGCGAGGGCGGGTACGTCGGTGCGATCGACAACGGCGAGTGGATCTCGTTCGACCCGTACCACCTGGTCGGCGTCACCGGCTTCAGTGCCAGGGTCTCCTCGGCCAACGCCGGTGGCACACTCGCCTTCCGGACCGGCTCGGCGACCGGACCGGTGGTCGGCTCGATCACCGTGCCCGGCACCGGCGGCTGGGACAACTTCGTCACCGTCAACGGCACGATCAGCGGTGCCAGCGGCTCCGGGCCGCTCTTCCTCACCTTCGCCGGTGCCCCCGACCAGGCTCTGTTCAACGTCGACAGCTTCACCTTCACCGGCGGCGGCACCGCCAGCAGCGACCTGGCCCGCTACCGCCCGGTGACCGTCTCCTCCACCTACGAGGACTACCGGGTGGGGAGCCTGGCCGTCGACGGCGACGCCACCACCCGCTGGTCGAGCGAGTACGCCGACCCGCAGTGGATCAGGGTCGACCTCGGCGCGGCGCACGAGCTGGCCCGGGTCCGGCTGAGCTGGGAGACCGCGTACGCGACCGGGTACGAGATCCAGACCTCGCTCGACGGCGACAACTGGACCACCGTGCACAGCACCACCAACGGCAACGGCGGCGTCGACGACATCGAGATCAGCGGCACCGGACGCTACGTGCGGATGTACGGCACCGCACGGGCCACCGGCTGGGGCTACTCGCTCTTCGACTTCAACGTGTACGGCCCGTCCGAGGAGGAGAACCCGCCGGAGACGTACCAGGTGATGGTCTTCTCCAAGACCGCCGGCTACCGGCACGAGTCGGTCGAGGCCGGCATCTCCGCGATCGAACAGCTCGGCCGGGAGAACGGCTTCCGGGTCGACTCGACCGAGGACGCCACCTCGTTCACCAGCGCCAACCTCGCCCAGTACGAGGCGGTGGTCTTCCTCTCCACCACCGGTGACGCGCTCAACAACGAGCAGCAGGCGGCGTTCGAGGCGTACATCCGGGGCGGTGGTGGTTTCGCCGGGGTCCACGCGGCGGCCGACACCGAATACGACTGGCCGTGGTACGGCGGGCTCGTCGGCGCCTGGTTCGACTCGCACCCGGCGACCCAGCCGGCCACCGTCCGGTTCGAGGACCGGGCGAACCCGTCCACCGCGCACTTCGCGCCGAGCTGGACCCACACCGACGAGTGGTACAACTACCGGACCAACCCCCGGGCGAACGTCAAGGTGCTCGCCACCGTGGACGAGTCGACCTACAGCGGCGGCGGGATGGGGGCGGACCACCCGATCACCTGGTGCCAGGAGTACGACGGCGGCCGGGCCTGGTACACCGGAATGGGGCACACCACCCAGTCCTTCGGCGAGGAGAACTACCTCAGGATGCTGCTCGGCGGCATCCGGCTCGCCGCCGACCAGGCCGACGCGGACTGCCGACCGGAGACCGGTTACACCGCGCTGTTCGACGGCACCCAGCCGACCTTCGAGCAGTGGCGACAGGCCGGCCCCGGCGGGTTCACCCTGGACAACGGCACGCTCACCTCGTTCGGCGGGATGGGACTGCTCTGGTACCCGGCCCGGACGTACAGCAACTACTCGCTCAAGGTCGACTGGATGATGCCGGGCGACGACAACGGCGGCGTCTTCATCGGGTTCCCGGACCCGCAGGGCGACCCGTGGAAGCCGGTCTCCGACGGGCACGAGATCCAGATCGACGCCACCGACGCCGACCCGACCCGGACCACCGGCAGTGTGTACAGCCTGAAGGCCCCGGACACCGCGCTGCGGGAGGCGAACCTCAACCCGCCGGGGGAGTGGAACACCTACGACATCCGGGTGCACGGACAGCAGGTCGAGGTCTATCTCAACGGTGTGAAGCTCACCGATTACACCAGTTCCCGCAACATCGCCGAGGGCTTTTTCGGGGTGCAGAACGACGGCGCCGGAATGGACATCAGTTACCGCAACATCCGGATCCGGACCGACGGCATCCCGACCGGTGAGGACCTGGCGCGGGACCGGCTGGTGACCGCCTCCTCGGTCGAGCCGGACTCGTCCCACCTGCCGGGCAACGCGGTCGACGGCGACCCCGCCACCCGCTGGGCGAGCGAGCACCTGGTCGACCCGCAGTGGATCACGGTCGACCTCGGTGCCGAGTACGAGCTGGAGCGGGTCCGGCTCGCCTGGGAGGCGGCGTACGCCAGCGCGTACGAGGTGCAGACCTCGACCGACGGCAGCACCTGGAACCGGATCTACGGCAGCACCACCGCGGACGGCGGCGTGGATGACCTCACCGTGGCCGGAGCCGGTCGCCATGTTCGGGTGTACGCCACCGCACGGGCCACCAACTGGGGCTACTCGCTTTACGACATCAACGTCTACGGCACCCCGGTCGAGGAGCCGGAGCCGGACACCACCGCCCCGGTCACCCGGGCCGACGTCGCCGGACCCGCCACCGGCGGCTGGTTCACCTCGGCCGCGACGGTAACTCTGACCTCGACCGACGAGACCGGCGGCAGCGGGGTCGGGTCGACCGAGTACCAGGTCGACGCGGACCCGACCTGGACCGTCTACACGGGGCCGGTGCAGGTCACCGGCGACGGCGAGCACGTCTTCCGCTACCGGTCCACCGACCGGGCCGGAAACGTGTCGGCACCCGGCGAGGTTCCGGTCCGGATCGACGGCACCGCTCCGGTCAGCACGGCGGCGTTCGCACCGGCCAACGACAACGGCTGGCATGCCGGGGCGGTCCCGGTGACGCTCGCCGCGACCGACGCCGGTTCCGGGGTCGGCCCGCTCGAATGGTCGCTCGACGGTGGGCCGTGGACGGCGTACGCCACCCCGGTCGACGTCACCGGCGACGGCCAGCACGAGTTGCTCTACCGGGCGAAGGACGCCGCCGGCAACCTGGAGACTCTCAAGTCCGCCCTGGTGCGGATCGACGGGACGAAGCCGACGGTGATCGTCTCCGGGCTCGCCGACGGGCAGCTCTACGGCGACAGCCAGGACGTCCGGGTCACCTTCCAGGCCGTCGACCCGACCTCAGGTCTGGCCGCCACGGTCGGCACCCTCGACGGTGCGCCGTACGCCAGCAACACCCTGCAGGCCCTGTACGAGCTCAGCCTGGGTCTGCACGAGTTGACGGTCACCGCCACCGACAAGGCCGGCAACACCAGCACGAGTTCCGTACGGTTCTTCGTCACCACCTCCTTCCGGGACATGGGCAACCTGCTCGACCGGTTCAGGGCGACGGAGCGGCTCAGTGCCAAGGCGCACCGGCAGCTCGTCAACAAGCTGGCGGCGGTACGTGACTCGGAGGCGGCCGGCAACGACAAGCGGGCGGTCCAGCAACTCGCCGCCTTCACCGAGTTGGCCTCGGACGCGGTGCTCGTACCCGACGCCGACGTACGCGGGGTGCTGGTCCGCGACGCCGACGCGATGATCGTGCTGCTCGGTGGCGCGGCCAGCACCGCCGGTGTCGCGGCGAACGAGGGCCGGCAGCTGAAGGGCGCCGGCCGTCCCGACGGCGACACCACCCGCGTCCCCAGGGGCGGCAGGCTCTAG
- a CDS encoding RtcB family protein — MELVEESPYRFRIDQRDPMRVPGVVFASRALLPDIAGDRSLEQVANVATLPGIVEASYAMPDVHWGYGFPIGGVAATDVGADGVVSPGGVGFDISCGVRLLTADLDRTALPALLTGLMDGLDHAIPRGMSKGAVWQLDGRAQLDEVMRGGSRYAVERGHGVERDLYRCEDYGAVTDADPGQVSERAVQRGQGQVGSLGSGNHFLEVQAVDEVYDEPVATAFGLRAGQVCVMIHSGSRGLGHQICTDHVRVMERSMTRYGIEIPDRQLACSPVSSPEGRAYLGAMAAAANYARANRQLLTEATRRVFEQVAGSGLDLVYDVSHNLAKIETHGYDGTQRRLCVHRKGATRALPPGHPDLPADLIEVGQPVLIPGSMGTASYVLTGAAGGPAFASTCHGAGRVRSRKQATRAVHGQDVRSQLEARNIAVRGASRRGLAEEMPEAYKDVSAVVESAERAGLCRPVARLLPLGVVKG, encoded by the coding sequence ATGGAACTGGTCGAGGAGTCGCCGTACCGGTTCCGGATCGACCAGCGGGATCCGATGCGGGTGCCGGGGGTGGTCTTCGCGTCCCGTGCGCTGCTGCCCGACATCGCCGGGGACCGGTCGCTGGAGCAGGTGGCGAACGTCGCGACCCTGCCGGGCATCGTCGAGGCGTCCTATGCGATGCCCGACGTGCACTGGGGATACGGGTTTCCGATCGGCGGTGTGGCCGCCACCGATGTCGGGGCGGACGGCGTCGTCTCACCCGGCGGGGTGGGTTTCGACATCTCCTGCGGGGTCAGACTGCTCACCGCCGATCTTGACCGGACCGCGCTCCCCGCGTTGCTGACGGGACTGATGGACGGCCTCGACCACGCCATCCCGCGCGGGATGAGCAAGGGCGCGGTCTGGCAACTCGATGGACGTGCCCAGCTCGACGAGGTGATGCGTGGCGGTTCGCGGTATGCGGTCGAGCGGGGCCATGGTGTCGAGCGTGATCTGTACCGGTGTGAGGACTACGGTGCGGTGACCGACGCCGACCCGGGCCAGGTGAGCGAGCGGGCCGTGCAGCGCGGGCAGGGCCAGGTGGGCAGCCTCGGCTCCGGCAACCACTTCCTCGAGGTGCAGGCGGTCGACGAGGTGTACGACGAGCCGGTCGCGACGGCGTTCGGACTCCGGGCCGGTCAGGTCTGCGTGATGATCCACAGCGGTTCACGGGGGTTGGGGCATCAGATCTGCACCGACCACGTCCGGGTCATGGAGCGGTCCATGACCCGGTACGGCATCGAAATACCCGACCGGCAGTTGGCGTGCAGCCCGGTCTCGTCGCCCGAGGGCCGGGCCTACCTGGGCGCGATGGCCGCGGCCGCGAACTACGCACGGGCCAACCGTCAGTTGCTGACCGAGGCGACCCGGCGGGTCTTCGAACAGGTCGCGGGGAGTGGACTCGATCTGGTCTACGACGTCTCGCACAACCTCGCGAAAATCGAAACCCACGGGTACGACGGCACGCAGCGGCGGCTCTGTGTGCACCGCAAGGGCGCCACCAGGGCATTGCCGCCCGGGCACCCGGACCTGCCCGCCGACCTGATCGAAGTGGGGCAACCGGTGCTCATTCCCGGCTCGATGGGGACCGCCTCCTACGTGCTCACCGGTGCCGCCGGTGGGCCGGCCTTCGCGTCGACCTGCCACGGTGCCGGCCGGGTGCGGAGCAGGAAGCAGGCCACCAGGGCCGTACACGGTCAGGACGTGCGCAGCCAACTGGAGGCCCGGAACATCGCGGTGCGTGGGGCATCGCGCCGAGGACTGGCGGAGGAGATGCCCGAGGCGTACAAGGACGTCTCGGCAGTGGTCGAGTCGGCGGAACGGGCCGGGCTGTGCAGGCCGGTGGCCAGGCTGCTGCCGCTGGGCGTGGTGAAGGGCTGA
- a CDS encoding archease gives MKERSPQGHRCVPHTADVRIEAWAPSRERCLAEAVNALVDTFADTQGAHPTGMAEFRVEPGNDEEALVAVLDEVIYRLDTEGELPLDSEVHAFHGGLTVRWRTTDTDGVELVGAVPKAVSLNELRFAPDGAGWSCAVTLDV, from the coding sequence ATGAAGGAACGATCGCCCCAGGGGCATCGCTGTGTGCCCCATACCGCGGACGTACGGATCGAGGCGTGGGCACCGTCGCGCGAGCGATGCCTGGCCGAGGCGGTGAACGCGCTGGTCGACACCTTCGCCGACACGCAGGGCGCACACCCGACCGGGATGGCGGAGTTCAGGGTGGAACCCGGCAACGACGAGGAGGCTCTGGTCGCCGTACTCGACGAGGTGATCTATCGCCTGGATACCGAGGGCGAGCTTCCGCTCGACTCCGAGGTGCACGCCTTCCACGGAGGTCTGACGGTGCGGTGGCGTACGACCGACACGGACGGGGTGGAGTTGGTGGGCGCGGTGCCGAAGGCCGTCTCGCTGAACGAACTACGGTTCGCCCCCGACGGGGCAGGCTGGTCGTGTGCCGTGACCCTCGATGTGTGA